From a single Brassica oleracea var. oleracea cultivar TO1000 chromosome C5, BOL, whole genome shotgun sequence genomic region:
- the LOC106293616 gene encoding NAC domain-containing protein 12 produces MISLPSSMAENKVNLSINGQSKVPPGFRFHPTEEELLHYYLRKKVHSQKIDLDVIREVDLNKLEPWDIQEECRIGSTPQNDWYFFSHKDKKYPTGTRTNRATVSGFWKATGRDKIIYSCVRRIGLRKTLVFYKGRAPHGQKSDWIMHEYRLDETPTTNEYSDVVSEDPMSYNEEGWVVCRVFRKKNYQKIDDSPKITLSSSPGDTEEKKRSTTSHNTQNGNVLDHVLLYMDRCCPNICMPELQTTIQRQHNQDDILFMQLPSLETPRSEDLVDQSLNIPNQLDSSLVQEKKNGRPVCSNWASLDRLVAWQLNNGHHKCDRASFDEEEEDGDTMMQRWDLHWSNDDHVDLWSSFTESSSSPSSLDPLLHLSV; encoded by the exons ATGATATCGTTACCATCATCAATGGCGGAGAATAAGGTAAACCTGTCGATCAATGGACAATCAAAAGTGCCACCAGGTTTCAGATTCCATCCAACAGAAGAAGAGCTTCTCCATTACTATCTTCGCAAGAAAGTTCACTCTCAAAAGATAGATCTTGATGTCATTCGTGAAGTTGATCTCAACAAGCTTGAGCCTTGGGATATTCAAG AAGAATGTAGAATCGGTTCGACGCCGCAGAACGACTGGTACTTCTTCAGTCACAAGGACAAAAAATATCCAACGGGGACCAGGACAAACCGGGCAACAGTTTCCGGATTCTGGAAGGCGACTGGACGTGACAAGATCATCTACAGTTGTGTCAGGAGGATTGGATTGAGAAAGACGCTCGTGTTCTACAAAGGAAGAGCTCCCCATGGTCAGAAATCTGATTGGATCATGCATGAGTATCGCCTCGACGAGACTCCAACAACTAAT GAATATTCAGATGTTGTAAGTGAAGATCCAATGAGCTACAACGAAGAAGGTTGGGTGGTATGTCGAGTGTTCAGGAAGAAGAACTATCAAAAGATCGACGACTCTCCTAAAATCACTCTATCTTCTTCACCTGGTGACACGGAGGAAAAGAAAAGGTCCACCACCTCCCACAACACTCAAAACGGCAACGTCTTGGACCACGTTCTTCTATACATGGACCGTTGCTGTCCCAACATCTGCATGCCCGAGCTCCAAACCACGATCCAACGTCAACATAATCAAGACGATATTTTATTCATGCAACTCCCAAGTCTTGAGACACCCAGATCCGAGGATCTGGTCGACCAAAGTTTAAATATTCCAAACCAGCTCGATTCCTCTCTGGTTCAAGAGAAGAAAAACGGCAGACCGGTTTGCAGTAATTGGGCTAGTCTTGACCGACTAGTGGCGTGGCAGTTGAACAACGGTCATCATAAGTGTGATCGTGCGAGTTTTGATGAAGAAGAGGAAGATGGTGATACCATGATGCAGCGATGGGATCTTCACTGGAGTAATGATGATCATGTCGATCTTTGGAGTAGTTTCACTGAATCTTCTTCATCCCCTTCGTCTTTAGATCCTCTTCTCCATTTATCTGTATGA